A single window of Crassostrea angulata isolate pt1a10 chromosome 8, ASM2561291v2, whole genome shotgun sequence DNA harbors:
- the LOC128158378 gene encoding lysophosphatidic acid receptor 3-like: MANMYVSVTTNITDFYDDVQNSDIFNRSGNSTIKRTTVHFNYDELQSKPTFEIMFGDTTFETAFVYVCLVITFLGITGNIAAMAIIVYKPKFHTPTFAAIGYLALADFFAGIILSLVRFTTCPYLDVFMCKTFTVSLFYYSSFGHLLLLVTLRYLITVRPLMSRRHLTVKVVSLCSLSVWFLSALLGVITHYVMANIDTYSLTTIIRVIINLVVLCVVCSTMISLHIRKIKALQNSSCVRRQTQQRKMNLVITGITVVLMLFQTFLIAEKLYKAFGEQIDDVSLFLSSSVNFTASVYYSCNPYIFFFLSMFLSCKIKNCSCTNTKKKW; the protein is encoded by the coding sequence atggCTAACATGTATGTCAGTGTTACAACAAACATTACGGATTTTTACGATGATGTTCAGAACAGTGATATTTTCAACAGAAGCGGCAATTCGACTATAAAGAGAACTACTGTTCACTTCAATTATGACGAACTACAATCCAAGCCTACCTTTGAGATCATGTTTGGTGACACGACGTTTGAAACAGCTTTCGTGTATGTTTGTCTGGTCATAACATTTCTTGGTATCACTGGAAACATTGCTGCCATGGCAATAATCGTGTACAAACCCAAATTCCATACACCGACATTTGCTGCTATTGGATATCTAGCTCTAGCGGATTTCTTTGCAGGCATTATTCTCAGTTTGGTGCGGTTTACAACTTGTCCATATTTAGACgtttttatgtgtaaaacatttACCGTTAGCTTGTTTTATTATAGTTCTTTCGGGCACTTATTGCTACTGGTCACTTTAAGATATTTAATTACAGTCCGTCCCTTAATGAGCAGGAGACATTTAACAGTTAAGGTTGTCTCCTTGTGTTCACTTTCAGTGTGGTTTCTAAGCGCTCTCTTGGGCGTTATAACTCATTATGTAATGGCAAACATAGATACCTATTCGTTGACAACTATTATTCGTGTCATAATCAATCTAGTTGTGTTGTGTGTAGTTTGCTCTACAATGATTTCGTTGCATATTCGTAAAATTAAAGCTCTACAAAACTCTTCATGTGTTCGAAGGCAAACACAACAAAGGAAAATGAACCTGGTTATCACTGGAATAACAGTTGTATTGATGCTATTTCAAACATTTCTAATCgctgaaaaattatacaaagCATTTGGAGAACAAATCGACGACGTTTCCCTTTTTCTTTCATCAAGTGTGAATTTTACTGCAAGTGTATATTATTCTTGCAATCCGtacatattcttttttttatcaatgtttctatcctgtaaaataaagaattgcAGTTgcacaaatacaaaaaaaaagtggTGA
- the LOC128158376 gene encoding trace amine-associated receptor 5-like: MANMYVSVTTNITDFYDDVQNSDIFNRSDNSTIKITTVHFNNDELQSKPTFEIMFGDTTFETAFVYVCLVITFLGITGNIAAMAIILYKPKFHTPTFAAIGYLALADFFAGIILGLVRFTTCLYLEIFTCKTFTISLFYYNSSGHLLLLVTVRYLITVHPLISKRHLTVKVVSLCSLSVWFLSALLGGITHYVMANKDSLTTIIRVIINLVVLCAVCSTMISLHIRKIKALQNSSCVRRQTQQRKMNLVITGITVAFMLFQIFLIAEKLYKSFGEPVDDVSVFLSSSVNFTASVYYSCNPYIFFFLSMFLSSKIKNRSCTNTNKVVTLVNMS; this comes from the coding sequence atggCTAACATGTATGTCAGTGTTACAACAAACATTACGGATTTTTACGATGATGTTCAGAACAGTGATATTTTCAACAGAAGCGACAATTCGACTATAAAGATAACTACTGTTCACTTCAATAATGACGAACTACAATCCAAGCCTACCTTTGAGATCATGTTTGGTGACACGACGTTTGAAACAGCTTTTGTGTATGTTTGTCTGGTCATTACATTTCTTGGTATCACTGGAAACATTGCTGCCATGGCAATAATCCTGTACAAACCCAAATTCCATACACCGACATTTGCTGCTATTGGATATCTGGCTCTAGCGGATTTCTTTGCAGGCATTATTCTCGGTTTGGTGCGGTTTACAACTTGTCTATATTTAGAAATTTTTACTTGTAAAACATTTACTAttagtttgttttattataattcgTCTGGACACTTGTTGCTACTGGTCACTGTAAGATATTTAATTACAGTCCATCCCTTAATAAGCAAGAGACATTTAACAGTTAAGGTTGTCTCCTTGTGTTCACTTTCAGTCTGGTTTCTGAGCGCTCTCTTGGGCGGTATAACTCATTATGTAATGGCAAACAAAGATTCGTTGACAACTATTATTCGTGTCATAATCAATCTGGTTGTTTTGTGTGCAGTTTGCTCTACAATGATTTCGTTGCATATTCGTAAAATTAAAGCTCTACAAAACTCTTCATGTGTTCGAAGGCAAACACAACAAAGGAAAATGAACCTGGTCATCACTGGAATAACAGTTGCATTTATgctatttcaaatatttctaatcgctgaaaaattatacaaatcgTTTGGAGAACCAGTCGACGACGTTTCCGTTTTTCTTTCATCAAGTGTGAATTTTACTGCAAGTGTGTATTATTCTTGCAATCCGTACATATTCTTTTTTCTATCAATGTTTCTATCCAGTAAAATAAAGAATCGCAGTTGCACAAATACAAATAAAGTAGTGACACTTGTAAACATGTCTTAA
- the LOC128158381 gene encoding uncharacterized protein LOC128158381: MEGTRIYKNFHQWLIPSRAVVVILALASVFVIVGIVLLVIGSTVSTVIGALLFTLGLLLVLSCFLLCLHACFVMYVKDQSTQTQDSDINTSSNSKRDSDQIPTYAFIDKKPPPSPSSIHNGRVAPKKFVTIGGYASQNNAADLGSHYRTTTEYGTAAHENNRFNSKYPTSNARQQQFQQGPQRVAQQSYAFPMNSSHPTPYSTLKQQNQRQQPIVQQQQQQQQQQHNDIQQSNFGFNPYAEDMDYDNPVETMPLMAEKQQSVHFKTSNDDTFEPKPLVYPSARRPITFDQMSSSKMSIYDNVQFGLDSLKQDREID, from the exons ATGGAGGGGACACGGATATACAAGAACTTCCACCAATGGCTGATACCCTCCAGGGCGGTGGTGGTGATCCTTGCCCTGGCCTCGGTCTTTGTGATCGTCGGTATCGTTCTGCTTGTGATAGGGAG tactgTGTCGACCGTCATTGGAGCTTTACTATTCACCCTTGGTCTGCTTCTGGTTTTGTCCTGTTTTCTGTTATGCTTACACGCCTGTTTTGTGATGTACGTCAAAGACCAATCAACGCAAACACAAGAT AGCGATATCAACACATCTTCAAACAGCAAAAGAGATTCTGATCAAATTCCGACATACGCTTTTATTGACAAGAAACCGCCACCTTCACCTTCCAGCATCCATAACGGTCGAGTTGCACCAAAGAAATTCGTGACCATTGGTGGTTATGCATCCCAAAACAACGCAGCAGATTTGGGTTCTCATTATAGGACAACTACAGAGTATGGAACTGCGGCTCATGAAAATAACAGATTCAATTCTAAATATCCAACATCTAATGCAAGACAGCAACAGTTTCAACAAGGGCCTCAGCGAGTTGCGCAGCAATCGTATGCTTTTCCAATGAACTCATCGCATCCAACACCATATAGCACTCTGAAGCAACAAAATCAGAGACAGCAACCAATCgtacaacaacagcaacaacagcAGCAGCAGCAACACAATGATATCCAGCAAAGCAACTTTGGATTTAATCCGTACGCTGAAGACATGGATTACGATAATCCAGTGGAAACTATGCCATTGATGGCAGAAAAACAGCAGTCTGTTCATTTCAAAACTTCAAACGACGACACGTTTGAACCAAAGCCTCTTGTTTATCCGTCTGCCAGACGACCTATAACCTTTGATCAAATGTCGTCTTCAAAGATGAGCATTTATGACAATGTGCAGTTCGGTTTAGATTCTTTAAAACAAGACAGAGAAATTGATTGA
- the LOC128158379 gene encoding uncharacterized protein LOC128158379 has translation MLKSTCDHGIVCELKRRVSQRERERERERERERERERERIVISIFYFSTVSTVIGALLFTLGLLLVLSCFLLCLHACFVMYVKDQSTQTQDSDINTSSNSKRDSDQIPTYAFIDKKPPPSPSSIHNGRVAPKKFVTIGGYASQNNAADLGSHNRTTPEYGTAAHENSRFNSKYPTSNARQQQFQQGPQRVAQQSYAFPMNSSHPTPYSTLKQQNQRQQPIVHHQQQQQQQQHNDIQQSNFRFNSYAEDMDYDNPVETMPLMAEKQQSVHFKTSNDDTFEPKPLVYPSARRPITFYQMSSSKMSIYDNMQFGLDSFKQDREID, from the exons ATGTTAAAAAGTACGTGTGACCATGGCATAGTTTGCGAATTAAAGAGAAGAGtgagtcagagagagagagagagagagagagagagagagagagagagagagagagagagagagagaatagtGATctctatattttatttcagtacTGTGTCGACCGTCATTGGAGCTTTACTATTCACCCTTGGTCTGCTTCTGGTTTTGTCATGTTTTCTGTTATGCTTACACGCCTGTTTTGTGATGTACGTCAAAGACCAATCAACGCAAACCCAAGAT AGCGACATCAACACATCTTCAAACAGCAAAAGAGATTCTGATCAAATTCCGACATACGCTTTTATTGACAAGAAACCGCCACCTTCACCTTCCAGCATCCATAACGGTCGAGTTGCACCAAAGAAATTCGTGACCATTGGTGGTTATGCATCCCAAAACAACGCAGCAGATTTGGGATCTCATAATAGGACAACTCCAGAGTATGGAACTGCGGCTCATGAAAATAGCAGATTCAATTCTAAATATCCAACATCTAATGCAAGACAGCAACAGTTTCAACAAGGGCCTCAGCGAGTTGCGCAGCAATCGTATGCTTTTCCAATGAACTCATCGCATCCAACACCATATAGCACTCTGAAGCAACAAAATCAGAGACAGCAACCAATCGTCCATCATCAACAACAGCAGCAACAGCAACAACATAATGATATCCAGCAAAGCAACTTTAGATTTAATTCGTACGCCGAAGACATGGATTACGATAATCCCGTGGAAACTATGCCATTGATGGCAGAAAAACAGCAGTCTGTTCATTTCAAAACTTCAAACGACGACACGTTTGAACCAAAGCCTCTTGTTTATCCGTCTGCCAGACGACCTATAACCTTTTATCAAATGTCGTCTTCAAAGATGAGCATTTATGACAATATGCAGTTCGGTTTAGATTCTTTTAAACAGGACAGAGAAATTGATTGA